Proteins from a genomic interval of Diprion similis isolate iyDipSimi1 chromosome 10, iyDipSimi1.1, whole genome shotgun sequence:
- the LOC124411626 gene encoding coatomer subunit alpha, whose protein sequence is MLTKFETKSARVKGLSFHPKRPWILVSLHNGIIQLWDYRMCTLLDKFDEHDGPVRGICFHNQQPLFVSGGDDYKIKVWNYKQRRCIFTLLGHLDYIRTTMFHHEYPWILSASDDQTIRIWNWQSRTCICVLTGHNHYVMCAQFHPSEDIIVSASLDQTVRVWDISGLRKKSVAPGPGGLEDHLKNPGATDLFGQADAVVKHVLEGHDRGVNWACFHPTLPLIASGADDRQIKMWRMNDAKAWEVDTCRGHYYNVSCVLFHPRQELILSNSEDKSIRVWDMTKRACLHTFRREHERFWVLAAHPTLNLFAAGHDSGMTIFKLERERPAYAVYGNLLFYVKDRFLRKLDFNTSKDSSVMQIRGGGKVPAYSMSYNQAENAVLICTRSALNVENSTYDLYMIPKDGDSNSDPDAKRASGVTAIWVARNRFAVLDRGYSLVIKNLKNEVTKKVQIPNCDEIFYAGTGMLLLRDAEQVILFDVQQKRTLAEVKISKCRYVVWSNDMSHVALLAKHTVNICNRRLESICSIHENTRVKSGSWDDSGIFIYTTSNHIKYAINNGDHGIIRTLDLPIYVTRVKGNQVFCLDRECRPRILNIDPTEYKFKLALINRKYEEVLHMVRTANLVGQSIIAYLQQKGYPEVALHFVKDEKTRFGLALECGNIEVALEAARTLDQKSCWESLAQAALLQGNHQVVEMCYQRTKNFEKLAFLYLITGNLDKLRKMTKIAEIRKDVSGQYQGSLLLGDIYERAKILKNSGQTSLAYVTEKIHGIASEEDDSQYESMKEELEDLERGAVYLQPPIPTQQAENNWPLLTVSKGFFEGAMMSRGKTQVAAALAPEDDSGPVEGWGNDDELGMDDEEGGDTEIVGDTEEGAGWDVGDEDLELPPELEAATPSSEDGYYSPPTKGIPPTQHWVNNSQLVSDHILAGSFESAFRLLNDQVGVVEFQAYESIFLNTFARARTSYSSLPSIPSLYGYPQRNWKEANVKNGLPAVGLRLTDLVQRLQVCYQLTTGGKFTEAVEKLQNILLSVPLLVVDTRQDIAESQQLIQICREYILGLKMETTRKTLPKSTLAEQKRLCEMAAYFTHCSLQPVHQILTLRTAVNMFFKLKNYKTAASFARRLLELGPRAEVAQQARKILQACDKNPVDEHQLLYDEHNPFTLCAGTYTPIYRGKPEIKCSLCGASYQPQFKETICTVCEVALVGKETIGLRISPLQFR, encoded by the exons tTTGCATAATGGCATTATCCAACTCTGGGACTACCGCATGTGCACCCTGTTGGATAAGTTCGACGAGCACGACGGCCCAGTGCGAGGTATCTGCTTCCACAATCAGCAACCACTGTTCGTCTCAGGTGGTGATGACTACAAGATCAAAGTATGGAACTACAAACAGCGCCGCTGCATATTCACCCTCTTAGGTCACCTGGATTACATAAGAACAACAATGTTCCATCACGAATATCCATGGATTCTTAGCGCATCCGATGACCAGACGATACGAATTTGGAATTGGCAGAGCAGGACGTGTATCTGCGTATTAACAGGTCACAACCATTACGTGATGTGTGCGCAATTCCACCCTTCGGAGGACATCATCGTTTCAGCATCCCTCGACCAGACGGTAAGAGTTTGGGACATTTCCGGATTGCGTAAGAAAAGCGTAGCCCCAGGACCGGGCGGACTAGAAGATCATTTGAAAAACCCCGGCGCGACGGATTTGTTTGGGCAAGCTGATGCGGTTGTAAAACATGTCCTTGAGGGGCACGATCGCGGTGTAAACTGGGCATGCTTTCACCCGACCTTACCGCTAATCGCTTCAGGGGCGGATGAtcgtcaaataaaaatgtggcGAATGAATGACGCCAAAGCTTGGGAAGTCGACACTTGCAGAGGCCACTACTACAACGTATCTTGTGTACTCTTCCATCCGCGGCAAGAATTGATTCTGTCAAACTCCGAAGACAAGAGTATTCGGGTTTGGGATATGACCAAGCGAGCCTGTCTTCACACCTTCAGGAGAGAGCATGAAAGGTTTTGGGTTCTGGCCGCGCATCCGACTCTCAATTTGTTTGCGGCTGGTCATGATTCCGGAATGACTATTTTCAAGCTCGAAAGAGAGCGTCCGGCTTATGCCGTCTACGGCAACCTGTTGTTCTATGTCAAAGACCGCTTTCTTAGGAAATTAGATTTCAACACATCGAAGGATAGCTCGGTAATGCAGATCCGTGGGGGCGGTAAGGTGCCGGCTTACAGTATGTCCTACAACCAGGCTGAAAATGCCGTTCTGATCTGCACGAGGTCTGCCCTCAACGTTGAGAACAGCACTTATGACTTGTACATGATTCCTAAGGATGGTGACTCAAATAGCGATCCCGATGCTAAGAGAGCCTCAGGCGTGACAGCGATATGGGTAGCAAGAAACAGATTTGCAGTCTTGGATAGGGGGTATTCG ctGGTGATTAAAAACCTAAAGAACGAGGTGACAAAGAAGGTACAAATTCCAAATTGCGACGAGATTTTTTACGCTGGAACAGGGATGCTCTTGTTAAGAGACGCTGAACAAGTGATACTGTTTGACGTCCAACAGAAGAGAACACTTGCGGAAGTTAAAATCTCGAAGTGTCGTTACGTTGTATGGTCAAACGACATGTCACATGTTGCACTATTAGCTAAACACACGGTGAACATCTGTAATCGTCGTTTGGAATCAATATGTTCGATTCATGAGAATACCAGAGTGAAATCTGGATCCTGGGATGACTCcggaatatttatttacactacGAGTAATCACATTAAGTACGCTATAAACAATGGCGATCACGGAATTATTCGTACCTTAGACTTACCGATTTACGTTACTCGCGTAAAAGGGAACCAAGTATTTTGTCTAGACCGCGAATGCAGGCCGAGAATATTGAATATCGACCCTACAGAGTACAAATTTAAATTAGCATTGATAAACAGAAAGTATGAAGAAGTCTTGCACATGGTTCGTACAGCGAATTTGGTTGGTCAATCGATAATCGCTTATCTACAGCAAAAAGGGTATCCAGAAGTTGCTCTTCACTTTGtcaaagatgaaaaaactAGATTTGGACTTGCCTTGGAGTGCGGTAACATTGAAGTCGCCTTAGAGGCCGCGAGAACTTTGGATCAGAAGAGTTGTTGGGAAAGCTTAGCTCAAGCTGCGCTACTTCAAGGCAATCATCAGGTTGTAGAGATGTGTTACCAGAGAACAAAGAACTTCGAAAAGCTTGCATTTTTGTACTTGATTACCGGAAATTTAGACAAATTGAGAAAGATGACAAAAATAGCAGAAATAAGGAAAGACGTTTCTGGCCAATACCAAGGAAGTTTACTTTTGGGAGATATTTATGAAAGAGCAAAAATACTGAAG AACTCTGGGCAGACGTCGCTTGCGTACGtaacagaaaaaattcacggaatCGCTAGCGAGGAAGACGACTCGCAGTATGAATCAATGAAAGAAGAATTGGAGGACCTTGAACGAGGAGCAGTGTATCTCCAGCCTCCAATTCCTACTCAACAAGCCGAGAACAATTGGCCATTATTGACAGTTTCCAAAGGTTTCTTCGAGGGTGCAATGATGTCCCGTGGTAAGACTCAAGTAGCCGCTGCTCTGGCACCGGAAGATGACTCTGGGCCAGTTGAAGGATGGGGCAATGATGACGAGTTGGGCATGGATGACGAAGAGGGTGGAGATACGGAAATAGTAGGTGATACCGAAGAAGGGGCTGGCTGGGATGTTGGTGACGAAGACCTAGAGTTGCCACCAGAATTAGAGGCAGCGACACCATCTTCTGAAGATGGCTACTATTCTCCACCAACAAAAGGAATTCCCCCAACCCAACACTGGGTCAATAATTCCCAGCTGGTATCTGACCACATTTTAGCTGGTTCCTTTGAATCTGCCTTCAGATTACTAAACGATCAAGTCGGAGTCGTCGAGTTCCAAGCTTAcgaatcaatatttttgaatacatTCGCACGAGCACGTACTTCATACTCAAGCCTTCCCAGCATACCATCGCTGTACGGCTATCCGCAAAGAAATTGGAAAGAGGCAAACGTCAAAAACGGCTTGCCAGCTGTTGGCTTGAGATTGACTGATCTGGTGCAGAGATTGCAAGTCTGCTATCAGTTGACCACAGGTGGAAAATTCACCGAAGCAgttgaaaaactgcaaaacaTTTTGCTCAGTGTTCCACTTCTGGTTGTTGATACAAGACAAGATATTGCAGAATCTCAACAGCTAATACAAATCTGTAGAGAGTATATTCTTGGTCTCAAAATGGAAACCACTAGAAAAACTTTACCAAAAAGCACCTTGGCTGAACAGAAACGACTCTGTGAGATGGCTGCTTACTTTACACACTGCAGTTTGCAGCCTGTTCATCAAATCCTAACTCTACGAACGGCTGTAAACATGTTCtttaaactaaaaaattataaaactgcAGCTTCGTTCGCTAGAAGATTATTAGAGCTTGGTCCAAGGGCAGAGGTTGCACAACAAGCTAGAAAAATACTGCAG gCATGTGACAAAAATCCGGTCGATGAGCACCAGCTGTTATACGACGAGCACAATCCGTTTACTCTATGTGCGGGTACTTACACTCCAATTTATAGAGGCAAACCAGAAATCAAATGCTCGCTTTGTGGCGCCAGCTATCAACCTCAATTCAAAGAAACTATATGTACAGTCTGCGAGGTAGCTCTAGTTGGAAAAGAAACTATTGGACTGAGGATAAGTCCCTTGCAATTCCGATAA